A window from Anoplolepis gracilipes chromosome 15, ASM4749672v1, whole genome shotgun sequence encodes these proteins:
- the L(3)77cdf gene encoding phosphatidylserine synthase isoform X3: MSIAFRGTDTNVVDHVDDRRLRAGTDSFPSINERPVDDISLEFFYKPHTITLLLISIGAVIYSAFTRNTTNVEDNMWAGMLCVIFFFLIISVLTFPNGPFTRPHPVVWRIVFGCSVLYLMGLLFLLFQNYKTVRRILVWVDPGLASFHIDMDKEYGVNCSDVTVEKIWNHLDVFALAHFLGWAFKAILIRHLGILWAISVMWEVTEIAFAHLLPNFVECWWDALILDVLVCNGLGIWVGLKICSILEMREYKWVSIRDIESTTGKLKRAMLQFTPGSWTSVRWLDPTCTHMRLVALCQLVIFWQVSELNTFFLKHVYEFPPSHPFVVARLVLIGVIVAPSVRQYYMYVTDPTCSRVGTQCWVYGAIMVTEALLCIRHGAALFERTQALNILLWLLCQSLVSVLCVYGCVLWHQYFEGTWFAVRNLWKNWTRKNCEGRTKENRSTVSCERINGERCYHLSGPWTL, encoded by the exons ATGTCGATAGCATTCCGGGGAACTGACACCAACGTCGTCGACCATGTCGACGATCGTAGGCTTCGCGCCGGGACTGACAGCTTCCCGAGCATCAACGAGAGGCCGGTCGACGACATCTCCCTCGAGTTCTTTTACAAACCGCACACGATCACCCTACTGCTAATCTCCATTGGAGCTGTCATTTACTCGGCGTTCACCAG AAATACTACCAATGTCGAAGACAACATGTGGGCAGGCATgttatgtgttattttcttcttcctcaTCATATCAGTTTTAACGTTCCCCAATGGTCCATTCACCAGACCTCATCCGGTGGTATGGCGGATAGTATTTGGCTGCAGTGTTCTCTATTTGATGGGCCTGTTATTCTTGTTGTTCCAAAACTACAAGACAGTCAGAAGGATTCTGGTATGGGTGGATCCAGGTTTAGCATCCTTCCACATTGACATGGACAAAGAATATGGTGTTAATTGTTCAGATGTAACAGTAGAAAAGATTTGGAATCACTTGGATGTGTTTGCACTGGCTCATTTTCTCGGCTGGGCCTTCAAAGCTATTCTGATTCGTCATCTTGGCATCCTCTGGGCCATCAGTGTCATGTGGGAAGTGACAGAGATTGCCTTTGCACATTTGTTGCCAAACTTTGTTGAGTGCTGGTGGGATGCACTGATTCTGGATGTTCTTGTATGCAATGGATTGGGTATCTGGGTCGGCCTGAAGATTTGCTCTATATTAGAGATGCGAGAATATAA atGGGTCAGCATTCGTGATATCGAGAGTACTACTGGGAAATTGAAGAGAGCAATGTTGCAATTCACTCCTGGTAGCTGGACATCTGTCAGATGGCTAGATCCTACTTGTACACATATGCGATTGGTTGCATTGTGTCAGTTAGTGATATTTTGGCAAGTCTCCGAGCTCAATACCTTCTTCTTAAAGCATGTTTATGAATTTCCACCATCTCACCCCTTTGTTGTGGCCAGATTAGTTCTGATTGGTGTCATAGTTGCACCGTCAGTCAG acagtattatatgtatgtgactGATCCGACATGTAGTCGAGTTGGAACTCAGTGTTGGGTCTATGGGGCAATTATGGTAACTGAAGCCCTACTGTGTATACGCCATGGTGCAGCCCTATTTGAACGCACTCAGGCTCTCAATATTCTCCTCTGGCTGCTTTGCCAATCTCTAGTCTCTGTTCTCTGTGTTTATGGATGCGTCTTGTGGCATCAGTACTTTGAG gGAACATGGTTCGCCGTACGAAATCTGTGGAAGAATTGGACAAGAAAGAACTGTGAGGGGAGAACTAAAGAGAATCGCTCAACAGTGAGCTGTGAACG AATAAATGGAGAACGTTGTTACCACTTGAGTGGTCCGTGGACGCTCTGA
- the L(3)77cdf gene encoding phosphatidylserine synthase isoform X1, translated as MSIAFRGTDTNVVDHVDDRRLRAGTDSFPSINERPVDDISLEFFYKPHTITLLLISIGAVIYSAFTRNTTNVEDNMWAGMLCVIFFFLIISVLTFPNGPFTRPHPVVWRIVFGCSVLYLMGLLFLLFQNYKTVRRILVWVDPGLASFHIDMDKEYGVNCSDVTVEKIWNHLDVFALAHFLGWAFKAILIRHLGILWAISVMWEVTEIAFAHLLPNFVECWWDALILDVLVCNGLGIWVGLKICSILEMREYKWVSIRDIESTTGKLKRAMLQFTPGSWTSVRWLDPTCTHMRLVALCQLVIFWQVSELNTFFLKHVYEFPPSHPFVVARLVLIGVIVAPSVRQYYMYVTDPTCSRVGTQCWVYGAIMVTEALLCIRHGAALFERTQALNILLWLLCQSLVSVLCVYGCVLWHQYFETGKKAIIRRSVSHLGNFNTNGTWFAVRNLWKNWTRKNCEGRTKENRSTVSCERINGERCYHLSGPWTL; from the exons ATGTCGATAGCATTCCGGGGAACTGACACCAACGTCGTCGACCATGTCGACGATCGTAGGCTTCGCGCCGGGACTGACAGCTTCCCGAGCATCAACGAGAGGCCGGTCGACGACATCTCCCTCGAGTTCTTTTACAAACCGCACACGATCACCCTACTGCTAATCTCCATTGGAGCTGTCATTTACTCGGCGTTCACCAG AAATACTACCAATGTCGAAGACAACATGTGGGCAGGCATgttatgtgttattttcttcttcctcaTCATATCAGTTTTAACGTTCCCCAATGGTCCATTCACCAGACCTCATCCGGTGGTATGGCGGATAGTATTTGGCTGCAGTGTTCTCTATTTGATGGGCCTGTTATTCTTGTTGTTCCAAAACTACAAGACAGTCAGAAGGATTCTGGTATGGGTGGATCCAGGTTTAGCATCCTTCCACATTGACATGGACAAAGAATATGGTGTTAATTGTTCAGATGTAACAGTAGAAAAGATTTGGAATCACTTGGATGTGTTTGCACTGGCTCATTTTCTCGGCTGGGCCTTCAAAGCTATTCTGATTCGTCATCTTGGCATCCTCTGGGCCATCAGTGTCATGTGGGAAGTGACAGAGATTGCCTTTGCACATTTGTTGCCAAACTTTGTTGAGTGCTGGTGGGATGCACTGATTCTGGATGTTCTTGTATGCAATGGATTGGGTATCTGGGTCGGCCTGAAGATTTGCTCTATATTAGAGATGCGAGAATATAA atGGGTCAGCATTCGTGATATCGAGAGTACTACTGGGAAATTGAAGAGAGCAATGTTGCAATTCACTCCTGGTAGCTGGACATCTGTCAGATGGCTAGATCCTACTTGTACACATATGCGATTGGTTGCATTGTGTCAGTTAGTGATATTTTGGCAAGTCTCCGAGCTCAATACCTTCTTCTTAAAGCATGTTTATGAATTTCCACCATCTCACCCCTTTGTTGTGGCCAGATTAGTTCTGATTGGTGTCATAGTTGCACCGTCAGTCAG acagtattatatgtatgtgactGATCCGACATGTAGTCGAGTTGGAACTCAGTGTTGGGTCTATGGGGCAATTATGGTAACTGAAGCCCTACTGTGTATACGCCATGGTGCAGCCCTATTTGAACGCACTCAGGCTCTCAATATTCTCCTCTGGCTGCTTTGCCAATCTCTAGTCTCTGTTCTCTGTGTTTATGGATGCGTCTTGTGGCATCAGTACTTTGAG ACGGGAAAGAAAGCCATTATAAGGCGGTCCGTCTCCCATCTAGGCAACTTTAACACAAAC gGAACATGGTTCGCCGTACGAAATCTGTGGAAGAATTGGACAAGAAAGAACTGTGAGGGGAGAACTAAAGAGAATCGCTCAACAGTGAGCTGTGAACG AATAAATGGAGAACGTTGTTACCACTTGAGTGGTCCGTGGACGCTCTGA
- the L(3)77cdf gene encoding phosphatidylserine synthase isoform X2 — translation MSIAFRGTDTNVVDHVDDRRLRAGTDSFPSINERPVDDISLEFFYKPHTITLLLISIGAVIYSAFTRNTTNVEDNMWAGMLCVIFFFLIISVLTFPNGPFTRPHPVVWRIVFGCSVLYLMGLLFLLFQNYKTVRRILVWVDPGLASFHIDMDKEYGVNCSDVTVEKIWNHLDVFALAHFLGWAFKAILIRHLGILWAISVMWEVTEIAFAHLLPNFVECWWDALILDVLVCNGLGIWVGLKICSILEMREYKWVSIRDIESTTGKLKRAMLQFTPGSWTSVRWLDPTCTHMRLVALCQLVIFWQVSELNTFFLKHVYEFPPSHPFVVARLVLIGVIVAPSVRQYYMYVTDPTCSRVGTQCWVYGAIMVTEALLCIRHGAALFERTQALNILLWLLCQSLVSVLCVYGCVLWHQYFETGKKAIIRRSVSHLGNFNTNGTWFAVRNLWKNWTRKNCEGRTKENRSTVSCERVYKRG, via the exons ATGTCGATAGCATTCCGGGGAACTGACACCAACGTCGTCGACCATGTCGACGATCGTAGGCTTCGCGCCGGGACTGACAGCTTCCCGAGCATCAACGAGAGGCCGGTCGACGACATCTCCCTCGAGTTCTTTTACAAACCGCACACGATCACCCTACTGCTAATCTCCATTGGAGCTGTCATTTACTCGGCGTTCACCAG AAATACTACCAATGTCGAAGACAACATGTGGGCAGGCATgttatgtgttattttcttcttcctcaTCATATCAGTTTTAACGTTCCCCAATGGTCCATTCACCAGACCTCATCCGGTGGTATGGCGGATAGTATTTGGCTGCAGTGTTCTCTATTTGATGGGCCTGTTATTCTTGTTGTTCCAAAACTACAAGACAGTCAGAAGGATTCTGGTATGGGTGGATCCAGGTTTAGCATCCTTCCACATTGACATGGACAAAGAATATGGTGTTAATTGTTCAGATGTAACAGTAGAAAAGATTTGGAATCACTTGGATGTGTTTGCACTGGCTCATTTTCTCGGCTGGGCCTTCAAAGCTATTCTGATTCGTCATCTTGGCATCCTCTGGGCCATCAGTGTCATGTGGGAAGTGACAGAGATTGCCTTTGCACATTTGTTGCCAAACTTTGTTGAGTGCTGGTGGGATGCACTGATTCTGGATGTTCTTGTATGCAATGGATTGGGTATCTGGGTCGGCCTGAAGATTTGCTCTATATTAGAGATGCGAGAATATAA atGGGTCAGCATTCGTGATATCGAGAGTACTACTGGGAAATTGAAGAGAGCAATGTTGCAATTCACTCCTGGTAGCTGGACATCTGTCAGATGGCTAGATCCTACTTGTACACATATGCGATTGGTTGCATTGTGTCAGTTAGTGATATTTTGGCAAGTCTCCGAGCTCAATACCTTCTTCTTAAAGCATGTTTATGAATTTCCACCATCTCACCCCTTTGTTGTGGCCAGATTAGTTCTGATTGGTGTCATAGTTGCACCGTCAGTCAG acagtattatatgtatgtgactGATCCGACATGTAGTCGAGTTGGAACTCAGTGTTGGGTCTATGGGGCAATTATGGTAACTGAAGCCCTACTGTGTATACGCCATGGTGCAGCCCTATTTGAACGCACTCAGGCTCTCAATATTCTCCTCTGGCTGCTTTGCCAATCTCTAGTCTCTGTTCTCTGTGTTTATGGATGCGTCTTGTGGCATCAGTACTTTGAG ACGGGAAAGAAAGCCATTATAAGGCGGTCCGTCTCCCATCTAGGCAACTTTAACACAAAC gGAACATGGTTCGCCGTACGAAATCTGTGGAAGAATTGGACAAGAAAGAACTGTGAGGGGAGAACTAAAGAGAATCGCTCAACAGTGAGCTGTGAACG
- the L(3)77cdf gene encoding phosphatidylserine synthase isoform X5 → MSIAFRGTDTNVVDHVDDRRLRAGTDSFPSINERPVDDISLEFFYKPHTITLLLISIGAVIYSAFTRNTTNVEDNMWAGMLCVIFFFLIISVLTFPNGPFTRPHPVVWRIVFGCSVLYLMGLLFLLFQNYKTVRRILVWVDPGLASFHIDMDKEYGVNCSDVTVEKIWNHLDVFALAHFLGWAFKAILIRHLGILWAISVMWEVTEIAFAHLLPNFVECWWDALILDVLVCNGLGIWVGLKICSILEMREYKWVSIRDIESTTGKLKRAMLQFTPGSWTSVRWLDPTCTHMRLVALCQLVIFWQVSELNTFFLKHVYEFPPSHPFVVARLVLIGVIVAPSVRQYYMYVTDPTCSRVGTQCWVYGAIMVTEALLCIRHGAALFERTQALNILLWLLCQSLVSVLCVYGCVLWHQYFEGTWFAVRNLWKNWTRKNCEGRTKENRSTVSCERVYKRG, encoded by the exons ATGTCGATAGCATTCCGGGGAACTGACACCAACGTCGTCGACCATGTCGACGATCGTAGGCTTCGCGCCGGGACTGACAGCTTCCCGAGCATCAACGAGAGGCCGGTCGACGACATCTCCCTCGAGTTCTTTTACAAACCGCACACGATCACCCTACTGCTAATCTCCATTGGAGCTGTCATTTACTCGGCGTTCACCAG AAATACTACCAATGTCGAAGACAACATGTGGGCAGGCATgttatgtgttattttcttcttcctcaTCATATCAGTTTTAACGTTCCCCAATGGTCCATTCACCAGACCTCATCCGGTGGTATGGCGGATAGTATTTGGCTGCAGTGTTCTCTATTTGATGGGCCTGTTATTCTTGTTGTTCCAAAACTACAAGACAGTCAGAAGGATTCTGGTATGGGTGGATCCAGGTTTAGCATCCTTCCACATTGACATGGACAAAGAATATGGTGTTAATTGTTCAGATGTAACAGTAGAAAAGATTTGGAATCACTTGGATGTGTTTGCACTGGCTCATTTTCTCGGCTGGGCCTTCAAAGCTATTCTGATTCGTCATCTTGGCATCCTCTGGGCCATCAGTGTCATGTGGGAAGTGACAGAGATTGCCTTTGCACATTTGTTGCCAAACTTTGTTGAGTGCTGGTGGGATGCACTGATTCTGGATGTTCTTGTATGCAATGGATTGGGTATCTGGGTCGGCCTGAAGATTTGCTCTATATTAGAGATGCGAGAATATAA atGGGTCAGCATTCGTGATATCGAGAGTACTACTGGGAAATTGAAGAGAGCAATGTTGCAATTCACTCCTGGTAGCTGGACATCTGTCAGATGGCTAGATCCTACTTGTACACATATGCGATTGGTTGCATTGTGTCAGTTAGTGATATTTTGGCAAGTCTCCGAGCTCAATACCTTCTTCTTAAAGCATGTTTATGAATTTCCACCATCTCACCCCTTTGTTGTGGCCAGATTAGTTCTGATTGGTGTCATAGTTGCACCGTCAGTCAG acagtattatatgtatgtgactGATCCGACATGTAGTCGAGTTGGAACTCAGTGTTGGGTCTATGGGGCAATTATGGTAACTGAAGCCCTACTGTGTATACGCCATGGTGCAGCCCTATTTGAACGCACTCAGGCTCTCAATATTCTCCTCTGGCTGCTTTGCCAATCTCTAGTCTCTGTTCTCTGTGTTTATGGATGCGTCTTGTGGCATCAGTACTTTGAG gGAACATGGTTCGCCGTACGAAATCTGTGGAAGAATTGGACAAGAAAGAACTGTGAGGGGAGAACTAAAGAGAATCGCTCAACAGTGAGCTGTGAACG
- the L(3)77cdf gene encoding phosphatidylserine synthase isoform X4, protein MSIAFRGTDTNVVDHVDDRRLRAGTDSFPSINERPVDDISLEFFYKPHTITLLLISIGAVIYSAFTRNTTNVEDNMWAGMLCVIFFFLIISVLTFPNGPFTRPHPVVWRIVFGCSVLYLMGLLFLLFQNYKTVRRILVWVDPGLASFHIDMDKEYGVNCSDVTVEKIWNHLDVFALAHFLGWAFKAILIRHLGILWAISVMWEVTEIAFAHLLPNFVECWWDALILDVLVCNGLGIWVGLKICSILEMREYKWVSIRDIESTTGKLKRAMLQFTPGSWTSVRWLDPTCTHMRLVALCQLVIFWQVSELNTFFLKHVYEFPPSHPFVVARLVLIGVIVAPSVRQYYMYVTDPTCSRVGTQCWVYGAIMVTEALLCIRHGAALFERTQALNILLWLLCQSLVSVLCVYGCVLWHQYFETGKKAIIRRSVSHLGNFNTNVSGNMVRRTKSVEELDKKEL, encoded by the exons ATGTCGATAGCATTCCGGGGAACTGACACCAACGTCGTCGACCATGTCGACGATCGTAGGCTTCGCGCCGGGACTGACAGCTTCCCGAGCATCAACGAGAGGCCGGTCGACGACATCTCCCTCGAGTTCTTTTACAAACCGCACACGATCACCCTACTGCTAATCTCCATTGGAGCTGTCATTTACTCGGCGTTCACCAG AAATACTACCAATGTCGAAGACAACATGTGGGCAGGCATgttatgtgttattttcttcttcctcaTCATATCAGTTTTAACGTTCCCCAATGGTCCATTCACCAGACCTCATCCGGTGGTATGGCGGATAGTATTTGGCTGCAGTGTTCTCTATTTGATGGGCCTGTTATTCTTGTTGTTCCAAAACTACAAGACAGTCAGAAGGATTCTGGTATGGGTGGATCCAGGTTTAGCATCCTTCCACATTGACATGGACAAAGAATATGGTGTTAATTGTTCAGATGTAACAGTAGAAAAGATTTGGAATCACTTGGATGTGTTTGCACTGGCTCATTTTCTCGGCTGGGCCTTCAAAGCTATTCTGATTCGTCATCTTGGCATCCTCTGGGCCATCAGTGTCATGTGGGAAGTGACAGAGATTGCCTTTGCACATTTGTTGCCAAACTTTGTTGAGTGCTGGTGGGATGCACTGATTCTGGATGTTCTTGTATGCAATGGATTGGGTATCTGGGTCGGCCTGAAGATTTGCTCTATATTAGAGATGCGAGAATATAA atGGGTCAGCATTCGTGATATCGAGAGTACTACTGGGAAATTGAAGAGAGCAATGTTGCAATTCACTCCTGGTAGCTGGACATCTGTCAGATGGCTAGATCCTACTTGTACACATATGCGATTGGTTGCATTGTGTCAGTTAGTGATATTTTGGCAAGTCTCCGAGCTCAATACCTTCTTCTTAAAGCATGTTTATGAATTTCCACCATCTCACCCCTTTGTTGTGGCCAGATTAGTTCTGATTGGTGTCATAGTTGCACCGTCAGTCAG acagtattatatgtatgtgactGATCCGACATGTAGTCGAGTTGGAACTCAGTGTTGGGTCTATGGGGCAATTATGGTAACTGAAGCCCTACTGTGTATACGCCATGGTGCAGCCCTATTTGAACGCACTCAGGCTCTCAATATTCTCCTCTGGCTGCTTTGCCAATCTCTAGTCTCTGTTCTCTGTGTTTATGGATGCGTCTTGTGGCATCAGTACTTTGAG ACGGGAAAGAAAGCCATTATAAGGCGGTCCGTCTCCCATCTAGGCAACTTTAACACAAACGTAAGCG gGAACATGGTTCGCCGTACGAAATCTGTGGAAGAATTGGACAAGAAAGAACTGTGA